The following is a genomic window from Serratia ficaria.
GTTGACGGTGGCGAAGTCGTTCAGGTCTTTGACGAACACCGTGGTTTTCACGATGTCGGCCACTTTCAGGCCGGCGGCTTCGACGATCGCCTTCACGTTTTCCAGCGACTGGCGTGCCTGAGCGGTGACGTCGTCGGCAACTGCGCCGGTTTTCGGATCGACCGGGATCTGGCCGGAAGTGATGATCATGCTGCCCAGATCAACGCCCTGCACGTAAGGACCAATGGCTGCCGGGGCGAGTTCAGTGCTGATGTTACGTGACATTTTTTCTCCTATATATACCCGTCATACTTGAAGCTGCCTCTGTGTTGGCTGCGCTCACTTACCCGAATCACTTACTCCAGTAAGCTCATCGGGATGCGCTCCCTTGCCGCCTTGATGCAACTCCAATTATTTTGGGTATGCCATTTGTCTTTCAAACCGCAGCGTTGTTGGCTGCGTGCGATCACCGTAGGGGACGAATACATGCGTTCTCTACGGCATTCCATTATAGGGAGTGACGCACGGATTAACAGCGCCGCCCCGGTAAATGAGCAGATTTCAATCCGCCTGCAGCACCACCTGATGCTCGAACTCTTTCTCGCAGTAGCGGCACTTCAGGTGCACGTCGCCGTCGCGCGATTTAACGCTGAAGCTCGAGGCCACCGGCTCGCTGCGGCTGATGCAGTTGCCGTTCGGGCAGGTCAGCACGCCGTCGATATGGTCCGGCAGGCTGAGGGTCAGCTTGCGCACCACCTCGTAGTTGTCGATGCGGTTTACCGTGGCCTTCGGCGCGTACATCGCCAGCTGGTTGGCCTGCTGCTCGGTCAGGAAGGTGTTCTCGATCTTGATCAGGTCTTTGCGGCCCAGCTCGTTGGAGGGCAGGTTCAGGCCGATGGTGATGCGCTGATCGGTGGCGGTCAGCTTGAACAGCGTCAGCAGCTTGAAGCCTACCTGCGCCGGAATATGGTCAATCACCGTACCGCATTTGATCGCTTCGACCTGCAGTTTGTTATCGTGAGTCATGACGGTTCCCCCCTTAAAGAGCCAAATCTGCGGTTAATACCAGCGCCAGCAGCGCCTGGCGGGCGAAGATGCCGTTGCCCGCCTGTTGGAAGTAGTGGGCGTACGGCGTGGTGTCCACGTCCGTGGTGATCTCGTCGATGCGCGGCAGCGGGTGCAGCACCTTCAGGTTGTCGCGCGCGCCGGCCAGATCCGCGGCGCGCAGGACGAACTGCGCCTTCACGTTGGCGTATTCGGAAGGGTCGAGACGCTCTTTCTGCACCCGGGTCATGTAGAGAATATCCAGCTCCGGCACCACCTCTTCGATGCTGCCGTGCAGGCTGTATTCGATGCCTTTTTCTTCCAGCATCTTCAGGATATAGGTCGGCATCGCCAGCGCTGGCGGGGCGATAAAGTAGAAGCGGTTGCCTTCGAACTTGGCCAGCGCCTGGGTCAGCGAGTGCACGGTGCGGCCGTATTTCAGGTCGCCCACCATGGCGATGTTGATGTTGTTCAGGCGGCCCTGGGTTTCCTGAATGGTGAACAGGTCCAGCAGGGTCTGGGTCGGGTGCTGGTTGGCGCCGTCGCCGGCGTTGAGCACCGGAATGCCGCCGGAAAACTCGGACGCCATGCGCGCCGCGCCCTCCTGCGGGTGACGCATCACGATGGCGTCGACGTAGGTGCCGATCACCGAGATGGTGTCGGCCAGAGTTTCGCCTTTCTTGCCCAGCGAGGTGTTGCTGCCGTCGGCGAAGCCCACCACCGAGGCGCCCAGGCGGTGCATCGAGGTTTCGAACGACAGGCGGGTACGGGTCGAGGCTTCGAAGAAGCAGCTGGCGATCACCTTGTGTTTCAACAGCTCCGGCTGCGGGTGCGCCTTCAGGCTGGCGGCGGTGCGCAGCACCAGCTCCAGATCCTCGCGGCTGAGATCGTTAATAGAGATGATATGTTTGTGATACAGCGGGTTGGCCATTTTTCACTCTCCTCGACGCGTGCCCGTGGCGCGGGACTTCTTTTCGATATTCTTAAGGCAAAAAAAAGCCCCTCAACGAGGGGCTTGAAACGATCGGTTTGGCAACAGGAGAAACAACGGCAGCTGGCCGCCGATTGGCAGTCGGTTTTGTCGGTTGTGGCTAACAAAACAAACGTCGTTTTTCATGCTTTCTCCTGGCAAATTGTCGCGCATTATACTCGCGCTTTTCGCCACTGCAAGCGCTAAAACGTCGATTTTTGCGCTTTCGCAATCGATTGGCCGGCGCTTATTTGCTGACGCGATCGTAGTAGACCATGTCGGCGTTCAGCCCCTGCCGGTAGCCCTTGACGTTGTCGCGCAGCACCACTTCGGTCTTGGCCTGGTCGATAAACACGTACGGCGAGCTGCGCTGCAGCTCTTGCTGCATGGCGGCATACAGCGCGCTGCGCTTGGCCGGATCGGCTTCGGCCACCGCCGCCAGCGTCTGCCGGTTCAGCTGTGGGATCCGCCAGCCGTTCAACCCGGCGACCGTGCTGGCCTTGCCGTCGTTGTAGGCGAAGGCGCTGGCGTTGGAGTGGGCGTCGAAGTAATCCGGGATCCACAGGCGGATCGCCGCCTGATGCTGCTTGGCGCGCACCCGCGAATACACCTGGCTGCCGGCGGCCGGCAGCAGCTCCACCTTCACGCCGGCGGCGGCGAAGCTGGCCTGCAGCGCCTGGGCGATGGTGATGAACGGCGGCTTGTTCTCCACGTCCAGCGTGAAGGACGCGTCGCTGATGCCGGCCTTGGCCAGGATCGCCTTGGCCCTGGCCGGATCGAAGCTGAACGGGTTGGTTTCCAGCGCGCCCGGCAGCCCGACCGGCAGGAAGCTTTGATGCACGAAGTACTGGCCCTTCAGCAGATCCTGGGTAATGCCCTGATAATCGATCAGGTAGCGCGCCGCTTCCCAGAAGGCCGGGTTGTTCAGCAGCGGGTTGGCGCCGTTGCCGGTGTTGAACACCAGGTAGTTCTGCTCGGCGGACGGGATCTCCAGCACCTTAACGCCCGGTTGGTTCTTCAGCGTGTCGGTCTGGTCGGCGCCCAGCTCGCGCGCGATGTCGGCGTCGCCCTGCTGGATCAGCAGGCGGCGGGTGGCCGGGTCCGGCACGTTTTTGATGATGATGCTCTTCAGCTGCGGCTTGTCGCCCGGCGAGCCTGGGTTGGCGTCCAGCACGATCGCCTGATGCGGCTGGTAGACGCGCATCTTGAACGGGCCGCTGCCGGCTGAGTGCATTTTCAGCCAGGCGTTGCCGTAGTCGCCGTCTTTAACGTTGGCCAGCGCCGCTTTGCTGTCGACGATCGAGGCGATCGGCGTAGAGAGAATGTTCAGCGCCACCGCCGGGCTGACGTCGGCGCTCCAGCTCAGTTGGATCGTATGCGCGTCGATCTTCTTCAGCTGCGCGTCGATATTGTCCGGCTGCCAGCCGAGCACGTTGAGGATAAACGCCGGCGACTTGTTCATTTTCACCGCGCGGCCGTAGGAGAAGATCACGTCGTCGGCGGTCAGCGGATTGCCGGAGGCGAACGCCGCCTGCGGGCGCAGCTTCACCGTCAGGGTTTTCGCCGCGGCGTCGCTTTGCCAGCTCTCCGCCAGCACCGGCGCCACCTTGGCCGGGTTATCGCGATCCGCCTGCACCAGCCGCTGATACAGGCTCGGCACCGTCTGGATGCTGGAGAGTTCGTTGGCTTCCGCCGGATCGAGGCTGACGATGTCATCCAGCGATTGCACCACCACCAGGGTGTTCGGCGGGGTCGCGGCCGGTGCGGCGGCGGGCAGGGCGGCAAGCATTAACAGCGGCAAGATTTTGGTTTTCATCGATGTGTATCCCCTGAAGGCGCCAGGCATGGCGCCGAGAAGTGTTTGTTATCGTTGTTTTTCGCATCAGAGTAGAAGCTTAGCCCTAGGTTGGCAAAGGTCTAGCGGTTATTTGATATGCCGGGAATTGCCTGGGCGCATTGGGGAAGGTTGCCGGAAGGGCGGAGGGGGGCAGGGAGCGCGATGTCGCCTGCGCTCCCCGTTGCCTTTGCGTGACGCGCCCCGGCAATAGGTTTTAAATCGTGTCGCTGAGGGTGGCGACCAGCACCGCCTTGATGGTGTGCAGCCGGTTTTCCGCCTGATCGAACACCACGCTGTGCGGCGATTCGAACACCTCGTCGGTGACCTCCATGCCGCCGTGCAGGCCGTACTGTTCCGCCATTTGCTTGCCGAGGGTGGTCTGGTCGTCGTGGAAGGCCGGCAGGCAGTGCAGGAACTTGACGTTCGGGTTGCCGGTCAGCTTCACCATCGCCATGTTGACCTGATACGGCTTCAGCAGCGCGATGCGCTCGCGCCAGGTTTCTTTCGGCTCGCCCATCGACACCCATACGTCGGTATACAGGAAGTCGGCGTCCTTCACCCCTTCGGCGATATCTTCGGTCAGGGTGATCTTGGCGCCGGTGCGCTGCGCCAGCGCCCGGCACTCGGCCACCAGCTCCGCCTGCGGCCAGCAGGCCTTCGGCGCCACCAGCCGCAGATCCATGCCCGCCAGCGCGGCGGCCTCCAGCAGGGTGTTGCCCATGTTGTTGCGCGCGTCGCCGACGTAGGCGAACTTCACCTGGTTCAGCGCCTTGCCCGGCAGCTGCTCCTGCACCGTCAGCAGGTCCGCCAGCAGCTGGGTCGGGTGGAACTCGTCGGTCAGCCCGTTCCACACCGGCACGCCGGCGTGGTTGGCCAGGGTTTCCACCAGCTGCTGGCCGTAGCCGCGGTACTGAATGCCGTCGTACATGCGGCCCAGCACCCGGGCGGTGTCCTTCATCGACTCCTTATGGCCGATCTGGCTGCCGCTCGGGCCGAGGTAGGTCACCTGGGCGCCCTGATCGAATGCGGCAACTTCGAAAGAGCATCGGGTGCGGGTCGAGTCTTTTTCGAAGATGAGCGCGATGTTTTTGCCCTGCAGCCGGCGTTTTTCCCGGCCCTGCCGCTTGGCCTGCTTCAGATCGGCCGCCAACGCCAGCAGCGCCTGCAGCTCCGCGGGGGTGAAATCCATTAACCTCAGAAAGTGACGTCTGTAGAACGGGTTGCTGGTGCTCATTGCCGGATGTCCTGATTGTTTAATTGAATTAAAATTCACTTTATATGTATGAATATTCAATTTCAACCCCGAGGGAGAAATCTTTCACGTTTATCGTGGAAGCAATGTCGGCGCTGTGTGAAAATAGAAGGAATAAAGGCCATTTGACTTGAGGATATAGGCATGGCAAACCGCGAATTGCTGGAAGAACAACGTGAAGAGACCCGCCTGATCATCGAAGAACTGCTGGAAGACGGCAGCGATCCGGACGCGCTCTACACTATCGAGCACCATCTCTCCGCCGAGAAGTTTGAAGTTCTGGAGCAGGCCGCCGTTGAAGCCTTCAAGCTGGGCTACGAAGTGACCGACGCCGAAGAGCTGGAAGTGGAAGACGGTTCACTGGTGATGTGCTGCGACGTGATCAGCGAAGTCGGCCTGAACGCCGAGCTGATCGACACCCAGGTCGAGCAGCTGGTGGCGTTGGCGGAACGCTGCGGCGTCAACTACGACGGCTGGGGCACCTACTTTGAAGATCCGAACGGCGAAGACGACGGCGAGGATGACGAAGACGGTGACTTCATCGACGAAGACGACGACGGCAAACGCCACTAATTAACCCTGCGGGCCGGCTCTCGTCGGCCCCTGATAAACGACATGACATACCGATCCCTGTTAGCCCCGATTTTAAACTTCCTGCACTGCGAAACCCCAGATGCCTGGATCGACGCCGCGCGCCGCCCGGAAAACCTGCAGCTGCTGCTGACCGACCATATGGTGTGCGAGCTGAAGGCGGCGCAGACCGGCATGTGGCTGATCCGCCGCTACGTGGCGGACAAAGAGAGCGGCGACGCGCTGCTGGCGTTGCTGCGGCCCTACGAGGCGTTTCTGCACGAGGCGCAGGGCGTGCCGGAGGCGTTGTTCCGGCAGGGCCAGTTCACCCGCAAAATCCTGCCGAAAAACGGCTCGGCCTACGGCCAGGATCTGGCGGATAAAATGGTGTTGTTGATCAAAGAAGAGCTGCATCACTTCTCGCAGGTGCTGGAGATCATGCAGGCGCGCGGCATCGCGTACCGCAAGATCACCGCCAGCCGCTACGCCAAGGGCATGATCCGCGAGATCCGCACCCACGATCCGGCCACGTTGATCGACAAACTGATCTGCGGCGCCTACATCGAGGCGCGATCCTGCGAGCGCTTCGCCAGGCTGGCGCCGCATCTGGACGACGAGCTCAACCGCTTTTACGTCTCGCTGCTGCGATCCGAAGCGCGCCATTACCAGGATTACCTGCAGCTGGCGGAACAGATCGCCGGCGGCGACATCAGCGAACGGGTGGCGCATTTCGGCCGCATCGAAGCCGAGCTGATCCTGGCGCCGGACAGCGAGCTGCGCTTCCACAGCGGCGTGCCCGCCGCCGCCTGATTGCCCGGGCGCTCGGTTATTGCGGGGCGCCCAGCAGCAAATCCACCGCCTTTTCCGCCAGCATGATGGTCGGCGCATTGGTGTTGCCGCTGGTCACCTGCGGCATCACCGAGCAGTCGATCACCCGCAGCCGTTCAAAACCGTGCACCCGCAGCTGCAGATCGGTCACCGAGTCCTGCGGCGACGGGCCCATGCGGCAGCTGCCCACCGGGTGATACACCGTCTTGCAGAAGTTGCGCACGAACGCCTCCAGCTGCGCCTCGTCGCGGGTCCATTCCGGCTGCGGCATCAACAGGTCTTTGATCAGCGGTTTCAGCGCCTCGGTCTGCAGGAAACGCAGGCCGAACTTCACCGCGCGCACGCTGCCGGCCAGATCCTCCGGGTGGCCGAGGTAGTTGGCCTGCAGCTTGACCGGATCGGCCGGGTTGCGGCTGCGCAGCTGCACCTCGCCGCGCGCCTTCGGCTGCAGATAGCCGACCTTCAGCGTGAAGCCGTGGATATTCGGCAGCGGCTCGCCGGGCACGTCGTCCCAGCTGTCGAGCAGCGGCAGGAAGTGGATCTGCACGTCCGGCCGGCCGTCGCCCAGGCTGTCGCTGAAGGCGGCGCCTTCCAGCACGTTGGAGCTGAGCACGCCGCTGCGGAACGCCAGCCACTGCGCGCCGTGGCCCAGCGCCTGCAGGCCGCGATCGGCGCCGAACAGGCTGATCGGCTCGCGGGTGCTGACGTTGATCGACATATGCAGGTGATCGTGGAAGTTCTTGCCGACCGGCAGATCCGCCCGCACCTCGATGCCCAGCTGCTGCAGGTGTTCGCGCGGGCCGATGCCCGACAGCATCAGCAGCTTCGGCGAGCCGACCGCCCCGGCGCTGACGATCACTTCCCGCGTGGCCTGCGCGCCGACCTCGGCGCCGCCGTTCTGGCTGTAGACCACGCCGGTGGCGACGTTGCCGTCGAAGGTCAGCCGGTGCACCAGCGCGTTCAGCTTCACCACCAGCCGCCGCTCGTCGCGCACCGCCTTCAGGTAGGTGCGGGCGGTGCTGGCGCGCTCGCCGTTGCGGGTGGTGGTCTGGTAGAAGCCGACGCCGTGCTGGCTGTCGCCGTTGAAGTCGTTGCGGTAGGGCAGGTTCAGCTCCTGGCCGGCGCGGATAAACGCCATGCTGAGCGGGTGGCGGTAGCGGTTCTCGCTGACCGGCAGCAGCCCTTCGCCGCCGTGATAGCCGTCGGACAGGCTTTCGTTGGCCTCGGCGCGCTTGAAGTAGGGCAGCAGGTCCTGATAGCCCCAGCCGGCGCAGCCGTAGCGCTCGGCCCATTCGTCGTAATCCTGCCGCTGGCCGCGGATGTAGATCATGCCGTTGACCGAGCTGCTGCCGCCCAGCACCTTGCCCTGGGCGATTTGCATGCGGCGGTTGTTGGCGTGCGGCTCCGGCTCGGTCTCGTACGGCCAGCTTTTCTTGGCGATGATCTTCGCCACGCCGGCCGGCATTTTGATAAACAGGTTATTGTCGTCGCCGCCCGCCTCCAGCAGCAGCACCCGCGCCTGGGTGCGGCGGATCAGCTGCGCCGCCAGCACGCAGCCGGCGGAACCGGCGCCAACGATAATGTAATCAAATGAGTTTTCCGACATGACAGCTCTCCGTGCGCGATAGGGATGCTGGCAGAGTAACGCAGGGAGGAAGGTGGTCAATTTGCGATCGTTAATTTATTAACGAACTTCACATTAAATTTGCCTCGTTGATTTTAAGCTCAGTTTATCTGCTTGAAAAACGAGGTTATCGCGAATTTTTCCGATTGATGTTCATGTTAATGAAAAAGGGGCGCGGCAGGCTGCGCCCCCGTTGAACGCGCCCTGCGCTTACAGGGTTTTCAGCATGGTGACTTCGCAGTCGACGTGGCCGGTGGCGCCCATGGCGTGGCCGATGTGCTCGAAGCCCAAATGCTCATACAGCCCGACGGCCTGCGTCAGGCTGGCGGTGGTTTCTAAATAACAACGGCGGAAGCCGTGCTGGCGGGCGAAGTCCAGCGCCTGCAGCGCCAGGCGTTTCGCCAATCCCTTGCCGCGCAATATCGGCAGGAAATACATTTTCTGCAGTTCGCAAACGTCGTCTTCGCCGCCCTGCAGCGGCGCAACGCCGCCGCCGCCGGCGATCCGGCCGTCGACCTCGATCACCCAGTAAGCGCTGCGCGGCAGGCTGTAGAGCTGATACAGGGCGTCCAGGTTGGGATCGGAGACGGTATAGCCTTTATCCGCCGTCAGGCCATGCTCGGCGGAGACTTCGCGAATGACGTTAGCAATAGCGGCATTGTCTTCAGCCGTTATTGGGCGCACCAGAAAACGCACTGGGGTTGCTGTTGTCATGTTTACACTCGCCATAAATTAACAGAGACCTGGTTTATTTTTATCGCAGCGCGAAACGCGCCGGGTTTATTTCCCGGCGGCGTCCATGCGGCATTCATGAGTACTTTGTAATAACACTGAAGCTGGGCCAGACGCAACGGCGATAAAAAAACAGCGGGGAAATCCCCGCTGTTTTCAACCGTTGGCGCA
Proteins encoded in this region:
- the ridA gene encoding 2-iminobutanoate/2-iminopropanoate deaminase, which encodes MSRNISTELAPAAIGPYVQGVDLGSMIITSGQIPVDPKTGAVADDVTAQARQSLENVKAIVEAAGLKVADIVKTTVFVKDLNDFATVNAAYEAFFSEHSAPFPARSCVEVARLPKDVKIEIEAIAVRR
- the pyrI gene encoding aspartate carbamoyltransferase regulatory subunit, producing MTHDNKLQVEAIKCGTVIDHIPAQVGFKLLTLFKLTATDQRITIGLNLPSNELGRKDLIKIENTFLTEQQANQLAMYAPKATVNRIDNYEVVRKLTLSLPDHIDGVLTCPNGNCISRSEPVASSFSVKSRDGDVHLKCRYCEKEFEHQVVLQAD
- the pyrB gene encoding aspartate carbamoyltransferase, with product MANPLYHKHIISINDLSREDLELVLRTAASLKAHPQPELLKHKVIASCFFEASTRTRLSFETSMHRLGASVVGFADGSNTSLGKKGETLADTISVIGTYVDAIVMRHPQEGAARMASEFSGGIPVLNAGDGANQHPTQTLLDLFTIQETQGRLNNINIAMVGDLKYGRTVHSLTQALAKFEGNRFYFIAPPALAMPTYILKMLEEKGIEYSLHGSIEEVVPELDILYMTRVQKERLDPSEYANVKAQFVLRAADLAGARDNLKVLHPLPRIDEITTDVDTTPYAHYFQQAGNGIFARQALLALVLTADLAL
- a CDS encoding ABC transporter substrate-binding protein, producing MKTKILPLLMLAALPAAAPAATPPNTLVVVQSLDDIVSLDPAEANELSSIQTVPSLYQRLVQADRDNPAKVAPVLAESWQSDAAAKTLTVKLRPQAAFASGNPLTADDVIFSYGRAVKMNKSPAFILNVLGWQPDNIDAQLKKIDAHTIQLSWSADVSPAVALNILSTPIASIVDSKAALANVKDGDYGNAWLKMHSAGSGPFKMRVYQPHQAIVLDANPGSPGDKPQLKSIIIKNVPDPATRRLLIQQGDADIARELGADQTDTLKNQPGVKVLEIPSAEQNYLVFNTGNGANPLLNNPAFWEAARYLIDYQGITQDLLKGQYFVHQSFLPVGLPGALETNPFSFDPARAKAILAKAGISDASFTLDVENKPPFITIAQALQASFAAAGVKVELLPAAGSQVYSRVRAKQHQAAIRLWIPDYFDAHSNASAFAYNDGKASTVAGLNGWRIPQLNRQTLAAVAEADPAKRSALYAAMQQELQRSSPYVFIDQAKTEVVLRDNVKGYRQGLNADMVYYDRVSK
- the argF gene encoding ornithine carbamoyltransferase — translated: MSTSNPFYRRHFLRLMDFTPAELQALLALAADLKQAKRQGREKRRLQGKNIALIFEKDSTRTRCSFEVAAFDQGAQVTYLGPSGSQIGHKESMKDTARVLGRMYDGIQYRGYGQQLVETLANHAGVPVWNGLTDEFHPTQLLADLLTVQEQLPGKALNQVKFAYVGDARNNMGNTLLEAAALAGMDLRLVAPKACWPQAELVAECRALAQRTGAKITLTEDIAEGVKDADFLYTDVWVSMGEPKETWRERIALLKPYQVNMAMVKLTGNPNVKFLHCLPAFHDDQTTLGKQMAEQYGLHGGMEVTDEVFESPHSVVFDQAENRLHTIKAVLVATLSDTI
- the rraB gene encoding ribonuclease E inhibitor RraB codes for the protein MANRELLEEQREETRLIIEELLEDGSDPDALYTIEHHLSAEKFEVLEQAAVEAFKLGYEVTDAEELEVEDGSLVMCCDVISEVGLNAELIDTQVEQLVALAERCGVNYDGWGTYFEDPNGEDDGEDDEDGDFIDEDDDGKRH
- the miaE gene encoding tRNA isopentenyl-2-thiomethyl-A-37 hydroxylase MiaE; amino-acid sequence: MTYRSLLAPILNFLHCETPDAWIDAARRPENLQLLLTDHMVCELKAAQTGMWLIRRYVADKESGDALLALLRPYEAFLHEAQGVPEALFRQGQFTRKILPKNGSAYGQDLADKMVLLIKEELHHFSQVLEIMQARGIAYRKITASRYAKGMIREIRTHDPATLIDKLICGAYIEARSCERFARLAPHLDDELNRFYVSLLRSEARHYQDYLQLAEQIAGGDISERVAHFGRIEAELILAPDSELRFHSGVPAAA
- a CDS encoding GMC family oxidoreductase; this translates as MSENSFDYIIVGAGSAGCVLAAQLIRRTQARVLLLEAGGDDNNLFIKMPAGVAKIIAKKSWPYETEPEPHANNRRMQIAQGKVLGGSSSVNGMIYIRGQRQDYDEWAERYGCAGWGYQDLLPYFKRAEANESLSDGYHGGEGLLPVSENRYRHPLSMAFIRAGQELNLPYRNDFNGDSQHGVGFYQTTTRNGERASTARTYLKAVRDERRLVVKLNALVHRLTFDGNVATGVVYSQNGGAEVGAQATREVIVSAGAVGSPKLLMLSGIGPREHLQQLGIEVRADLPVGKNFHDHLHMSINVSTREPISLFGADRGLQALGHGAQWLAFRSGVLSSNVLEGAAFSDSLGDGRPDVQIHFLPLLDSWDDVPGEPLPNIHGFTLKVGYLQPKARGEVQLRSRNPADPVKLQANYLGHPEDLAGSVRAVKFGLRFLQTEALKPLIKDLLMPQPEWTRDEAQLEAFVRNFCKTVYHPVGSCRMGPSPQDSVTDLQLRVHGFERLRVIDCSVMPQVTSGNTNAPTIMLAEKAVDLLLGAPQ
- a CDS encoding GNAT family N-acetyltransferase, with the translated sequence MTTATPVRFLVRPITAEDNAAIANVIREVSAEHGLTADKGYTVSDPNLDALYQLYSLPRSAYWVIEVDGRIAGGGGVAPLQGGEDDVCELQKMYFLPILRGKGLAKRLALQALDFARQHGFRRCYLETTASLTQAVGLYEHLGFEHIGHAMGATGHVDCEVTMLKTL